The following coding sequences lie in one Thermodesulforhabdaceae bacterium genomic window:
- a CDS encoding Wzt carbohydrate-binding domain-containing protein, whose amino-acid sequence MSNNKRKLFFDHIPKAAGTSLQQFFVEAFGESEVTSTIRGQKLNSVLAMYGDLSVIAGHFGFVPGDSLPDGWVWATILRNPRERTLSEYFYILNDVPPTGCSDFERRIKMMSLEDALYDGEFASRIYNYQAVHFASFFHPTPAKLSSSELLHLAKQGLEQYHLVGTTERFAEFVDELKRIFNLPREAFLKRYNVTSSRKRFDELPGDIQRRIDELTSVDMELWEYANFLFETKTKRFELSGEVDKKSSPDDAKKDKTAVTQVVEDGSLELISVTVTGQFRNDLSFLPGERASLRIAFRALKDIDDLTIGYSIHHDSGLHIFGTNTRLMGRKLRVSAGGKYHVDFVFTVNLGIGQYFVNISAHSGLTHLENCYLWREKVACFGVAGFLDVPFEGLVRLMPSVYTGMLSLQGKIESENTSFEAVQRLGLDTPPIADAKGFIRLISGDSRIQARCGEQLAFVVEVMNKSNQTWITEGNRPVYLSYHVLRKNTEMVIFDGYRTPLPCKEIRPGDIVGATVMAEVPKEAGEYVLELTMVQEMVCWFEERGFDTEKVMVEVVSYE is encoded by the coding sequence ATGTCCAATAATAAGCGAAAATTGTTTTTTGACCATATACCCAAGGCGGCAGGGACAAGCCTGCAACAATTCTTTGTTGAAGCATTTGGGGAAAGTGAAGTAACATCTACCATAAGAGGACAAAAATTAAACTCGGTCCTTGCTATGTATGGGGATCTGAGTGTAATCGCCGGCCATTTTGGTTTTGTTCCAGGTGATTCTTTACCGGATGGCTGGGTTTGGGCTACGATCCTGCGCAACCCAAGAGAAAGGACTTTATCAGAGTATTTTTATATCTTAAATGATGTGCCACCAACTGGTTGTTCTGACTTTGAGCGAAGGATTAAGATGATGTCTCTGGAGGATGCGCTTTATGATGGTGAGTTCGCGTCCCGAATTTACAATTATCAGGCTGTTCATTTCGCATCATTTTTTCATCCTACCCCTGCTAAGCTTTCTTCATCGGAATTATTGCATTTAGCCAAACAAGGGCTTGAGCAGTATCACCTTGTGGGCACCACAGAGCGTTTTGCTGAGTTTGTTGATGAGCTCAAGAGGATCTTTAATCTTCCTAGAGAGGCTTTTTTGAAGCGGTATAATGTCACATCCAGTCGTAAGAGATTTGATGAGCTACCTGGAGACATTCAACGGCGCATTGATGAACTTACCTCTGTGGATATGGAACTCTGGGAGTATGCAAATTTTTTGTTTGAGACAAAGACTAAGAGATTTGAGTTGTCAGGTGAAGTAGATAAGAAGTCCTCGCCTGATGATGCAAAAAAGGATAAGACCGCGGTGACCCAAGTCGTGGAAGATGGATCACTTGAGCTTATAAGTGTTACTGTTACGGGTCAATTCAGAAATGACCTTTCTTTTCTACCCGGGGAAAGAGCAAGTTTGCGTATAGCCTTTCGGGCATTAAAAGATATAGATGACTTAACTATCGGTTACAGCATCCATCATGACTCAGGGCTCCATATTTTTGGCACAAATACCAGACTTATGGGAAGAAAGCTTCGAGTCAGCGCTGGCGGTAAGTATCATGTGGACTTTGTATTTACCGTGAATCTGGGAATAGGGCAATATTTTGTGAACATCAGTGCCCATTCCGGTCTTACTCACCTGGAAAATTGCTATCTATGGCGTGAAAAGGTGGCCTGTTTTGGGGTCGCCGGTTTTTTAGATGTGCCTTTTGAGGGATTAGTGAGGCTTATGCCTTCGGTGTATACAGGTATGCTGAGCCTTCAAGGTAAGATCGAAAGCGAAAATACATCTTTTGAAGCTGTTCAAAGACTTGGTTTGGATACCCCACCGATAGCTGATGCTAAAGGCTTTATCAGGTTGATAAGTGGTGATAGCAGGATACAAGCAAGGTGTGGGGAACAGCTTGCTTTTGTTGTAGAAGTGATGAATAAAAGTAATCAGACATGGATTACGGAAGGCAACAGGCCGGTTTATTTAAGTTACCATGTATTAAGAAAAAATACCGAAATGGTTATCTTTGACGGATATAGAACACCTTTGCCTTGTAAGGAGATCCGCCCTGGTGATATTGTTGGAGCTACAGTGATGGCGGAAGTCCCCAAAGAAGCAGGGGAATATGTTTTGGAGCTTACCATGGTGCAGGAAATGGTCTGCTGGTTTGAAGAAAGGGGCTTTGATACAGAAAAGGTGATGGTTGAGGTTGTTAGCTATGAGTAG
- a CDS encoding glycosyltransferase family 2 protein — MSSKYCEINRENPKLAIVVPCYNEEEVLDKTIATLRSVLSDLVSSRKISEESYMLFVDDGSRDQTWNIIVNHSKKFPVVKGIKLSRNRGHQIALIAGMQYAKDRCDCLVTIDADLQDDVDAIKQMVEKYIEGYDVVYGVKWERRADSFFKRFTAEFYYRIMNLFGVNLVFNHADFRLLSSKATRYLLEFKERNVFIRGLVPLVGLKSTSVYYKINERLGGKSKYTLRKMFSLAWDGITSFSILPLRVISIIGFFIFIVSIFMEIWVLVVKLFTDEALPGWASTVLPIYFIGGVQLLALGVVGEYIGKMYYEVKNRPLYFIEEVTWNAKD; from the coding sequence ATGAGTAGTAAATATTGCGAGATTAACAGGGAAAATCCCAAACTGGCTATAGTGGTGCCCTGTTACAATGAAGAAGAAGTTCTAGATAAAACTATAGCTACTTTAAGAAGTGTTTTAAGTGATCTTGTTTCGAGCCGTAAAATTTCTGAAGAAAGCTATATGCTTTTTGTGGATGATGGTAGTAGAGATCAAACCTGGAACATTATAGTAAATCATTCAAAAAAGTTTCCTGTGGTGAAAGGAATAAAGTTATCAAGAAATAGAGGGCATCAAATAGCCTTAATTGCTGGAATGCAATATGCAAAAGATAGATGTGATTGCTTGGTTACGATTGATGCTGATTTGCAGGATGATGTCGATGCTATCAAACAGATGGTAGAAAAATATATTGAAGGCTATGATGTGGTCTATGGTGTAAAATGGGAACGCAGGGCGGATAGTTTTTTTAAGAGATTTACTGCAGAATTTTATTATCGCATAATGAATTTGTTTGGAGTAAATTTGGTTTTTAATCACGCAGATTTCAGGTTGCTATCTAGTAAAGCCACACGATATTTGCTAGAATTTAAAGAAAGAAATGTTTTTATTAGAGGACTGGTTCCTCTAGTTGGTTTAAAGTCAACTTCTGTTTATTATAAAATAAATGAAAGACTTGGAGGGAAATCGAAGTACACACTTAGGAAAATGTTTAGTCTTGCATGGGATGGTATTACGTCGTTTAGCATATTGCCTCTTAGGGTTATTTCTATCATTGGCTTTTTTATATTTATTGTTAGCATATTTATGGAAATTTGGGTTTTGGTGGTAAAGTTATTTACTGATGAAGCACTACCTGGGTGGGCATCAACAGTTTTGCCTATATACTTTATAGGTGGAGTGCAACTTCTTGCTTTGGGGGTTGTTGGAGAATATATAGGAAAGATGTACTATGAGGTAAAAAATAGACCATTGTATTTTATAGAAGAGGTAACATGGAATGCAAAAGACTAA
- a CDS encoding class I SAM-dependent methyltransferase, translating to MQKTKFDDFAINYDDLLQKQHSTFGDISYYSEYKIKLVHQISEKYFGKNLRLNILEYGCGTGRNLQYFNMMFPESNIFGFDISRNSLEIAKSRNDKAIFLWSEDELLKYYNNYFDLVFVAGVYHHIPPAMRNYVTSVIKHITQRHGIVMVFEHNPYNPITRHMVNTCEFDDDAILLSKGELINLFEILGFYFLKAGYTLFFPPRLKKVSFIEKFIHWIPLGGQYYVVFKKSEQ from the coding sequence ATGCAAAAGACTAAATTTGATGATTTCGCCATCAATTACGATGACCTGCTGCAAAAGCAGCATTCAACGTTTGGTGATATTTCTTATTATAGCGAATATAAAATTAAGTTGGTTCATCAAATATCGGAGAAATATTTTGGAAAGAATTTGAGGTTAAATATACTGGAATATGGTTGTGGCACCGGTAGAAACTTGCAATATTTTAATATGATGTTTCCAGAATCAAATATATTTGGATTTGACATATCAAGAAATAGTTTAGAAATAGCAAAATCTCGAAATGATAAAGCGATATTTTTGTGGAGCGAAGATGAATTGTTAAAATATTATAATAATTATTTTGATCTTGTATTTGTAGCAGGTGTATATCATCATATCCCTCCTGCTATGAGAAATTATGTCACGAGCGTTATTAAACATATTACGCAAAGACACGGGATTGTGATGGTCTTTGAACATAATCCATATAATCCTATTACAAGGCATATGGTAAATACATGCGAATTTGATGATGATGCTATTCTGTTATCGAAAGGTGAATTGATAAATCTTTTTGAGATCCTGGGATTTTATTTCTTAAAAGCTGGATATACATTATTTTTCCCTCCCAGATTAAAAAAAGTGAGTTTTATTGAGAAGTTTATACATTGGATTCCACTAGGTGGGCAGTATTATGTTGTTTTTAAAAAGAGCGAACAATAA
- a CDS encoding GtrA family protein yields the protein MSYQALFNQLKRFENFYKYLIVGFLITLIGYSIIFLLMYIGVSPETSNIIGYAVGITVSYILNKVYTFKSKAHPKKEFPKFLFSLLISYGLNLLTLILCVRTLYINMYISQVISGTVYTLSGFFLAEYFAFRRKDV from the coding sequence ATGTCATATCAAGCTTTGTTTAATCAATTAAAAAGATTCGAGAATTTTTATAAGTATCTTATTGTTGGTTTTTTAATTACACTTATTGGTTATAGTATAATATTCTTGTTGATGTATATTGGTGTATCTCCTGAAACAAGTAATATTATAGGATATGCTGTAGGCATAACGGTATCTTACATTTTGAACAAGGTTTATACATTTAAAAGCAAGGCTCACCCAAAAAAGGAATTTCCCAAGTTTTTGTTTTCACTTTTAATATCATATGGATTAAATCTTTTAACTTTAATTTTATGTGTGAGAACACTTTACATTAACATGTATATCTCTCAAGTCATAAGTGGAACTGTATATACATTAAGTGGGTTCTTTCTGGCAGAGTATTTTGCGTTTAGGAGGAAAGATGTTTAG
- a CDS encoding C10 family peptidase, producing MQEKGFLKNLLRSLVLSIFLLIPSYVWSEIVSFSDAQIVAEKWLHQIVTTYGDWGGSKTPSIKDSAEIRGKDGELLGYKFSIHPAGHIVVPRITQLAAVKSYSTTEDFDVNDPRKESYSALIKDTLGATIDALKDRYGSLEAIPEQDLGVLSRHPSWKKLLEDYSSSDSMEMAPDWGPLLSSTWHQGTPFNDNCPIGDTSCTNPSCSPPRTVVGCVATAASQIAYYWKYPYSGTGSKSYTWDGDDSCGHTPGPQTLSATYSDSYDWDNMLDSYSGSYNSTQAAAVAELCYEMGVAFSMDYGVCASGAYTGDAQTVFPTYFKYANVIQKKDRSSYASSTAWFNEVIKPQFDSYLPRPIQYRIQNHSIVCDGARDGTTQYMHVNYGWGGSYDAWYAVDNLYCPWSGCSPNVEYAMVNIQPLNRLYTYVVGGDKKIYFKYMTYSGTLESSWETIPNGATDATPGVAVFRNRQYVVVKGNGSESLWMASRDGKGWESTSWTSISGGTSAAPSLASFNNRLYLAVKGGGSSTGIYYRNRSASGTWSSWSTLSGATNHSPALVSFNNKLYIFVRGTGGGIYYRSMDASGTWGSWKTIPGSTSHEPAVAVYNNKLYVAVKGSGSSTAIYYGYLNTSEAWSGWSTLSGATDKAPRLTVMPQTNKMYITVKGTSGDVYLRSYNGTSWSSWQNLVGSTQLSPISGVHYYYNPSETP from the coding sequence ATGCAAGAAAAAGGGTTTTTGAAAAATTTGCTTAGATCTCTGGTGCTGTCTATTTTTCTATTAATTCCTTCCTATGTTTGGAGCGAGATTGTAAGCTTTTCAGATGCTCAAATTGTTGCTGAAAAATGGTTACATCAAATCGTTACGACTTACGGCGATTGGGGAGGTAGCAAAACTCCTTCCATCAAGGACAGCGCCGAAATTAGGGGAAAAGACGGAGAACTTCTTGGCTATAAATTTTCAATTCATCCAGCTGGTCACATAGTGGTTCCTCGAATTACCCAGCTTGCAGCGGTAAAGTCTTACTCCACCACTGAAGACTTTGATGTGAATGATCCAAGGAAAGAGAGCTATTCGGCCTTAATCAAGGATACCCTGGGTGCCACTATAGATGCCTTAAAGGACCGTTATGGTTCCCTAGAGGCAATACCGGAACAGGATCTCGGTGTTTTATCAAGGCATCCTTCATGGAAAAAGTTGCTGGAGGATTACTCCTCAAGTGATTCAATGGAAATGGCTCCTGACTGGGGACCTCTTCTTTCATCCACATGGCATCAAGGAACTCCTTTTAACGATAACTGTCCTATTGGGGACACATCATGTACAAATCCTAGCTGTTCTCCCCCCAGGACGGTAGTTGGTTGTGTAGCTACAGCGGCTTCTCAAATTGCCTATTACTGGAAGTATCCATATAGCGGCACCGGAAGCAAATCCTACACCTGGGATGGTGATGACTCCTGCGGACATACGCCAGGCCCTCAGACTTTAAGTGCTACCTATAGTGATTCTTACGATTGGGATAACATGCTGGATTCCTATAGCGGATCCTATAATTCTACCCAGGCGGCGGCAGTAGCGGAACTCTGCTATGAAATGGGTGTAGCTTTTTCAATGGACTATGGTGTTTGTGCATCTGGTGCTTATACGGGTGATGCTCAAACGGTATTTCCGACCTATTTCAAATACGCCAATGTTATTCAAAAGAAAGACAGAAGTAGCTATGCCTCTTCCACTGCCTGGTTTAACGAGGTTATAAAACCACAATTTGACAGTTACCTGCCACGCCCCATTCAGTATAGAATACAGAACCACTCAATTGTATGCGATGGGGCAAGGGACGGAACCACCCAGTATATGCACGTGAATTACGGATGGGGTGGATCATACGATGCCTGGTATGCTGTTGACAACCTCTACTGTCCCTGGTCAGGGTGCTCCCCCAATGTTGAATATGCGATGGTAAATATTCAACCGTTAAACAGGTTATACACATATGTCGTTGGAGGCGATAAAAAAATATACTTTAAATACATGACTTATTCCGGCACTCTTGAATCATCGTGGGAAACAATCCCAAATGGGGCGACCGATGCAACTCCTGGCGTAGCAGTCTTTCGAAACAGGCAATATGTTGTGGTTAAAGGAAATGGAAGCGAATCGTTATGGATGGCTTCAAGAGACGGAAAAGGATGGGAAAGCACGAGCTGGACATCTATTTCTGGAGGAACATCTGCGGCACCATCTCTTGCAAGCTTCAATAACCGTCTTTATCTAGCCGTAAAAGGTGGAGGATCAAGTACTGGCATATATTACAGAAATAGGTCAGCTTCTGGCACTTGGTCTTCCTGGTCAACTTTGTCGGGGGCTACTAATCACTCGCCGGCCCTGGTGAGTTTTAACAATAAACTTTACATATTCGTAAGGGGTACCGGTGGTGGCATTTATTACAGGAGTATGGATGCATCAGGAACCTGGGGAAGCTGGAAAACAATTCCAGGATCAACCAGTCATGAACCGGCAGTAGCGGTTTATAACAACAAGTTATATGTAGCTGTGAAAGGATCGGGCAGTAGCACTGCTATTTACTATGGCTATTTAAATACAAGCGAAGCCTGGAGCGGCTGGAGTACTTTAAGTGGCGCAACTGATAAAGCTCCAAGACTTACAGTGATGCCCCAGACCAATAAAATGTACATAACTGTAAAAGGAACAAGTGGTGATGTTTATCTCAGGTCTTACAACGGTACATCCTGGTCTTCCTGGCAAAATCTTGTTGGATCAACTCAGCTCAGTCCTATCAGCGGAGTCCATTATTACTATAATCCTTCGGAAACACCATAA